ATTTTCCTTGAATGTGTATTTGCTGTTGGCCAGGTCTGCATCCAGATTCATTTTGGCTGTGATTACAGCATTGCTGATGTATGGAATGGCTCCCATCTTAAATGTGAATGCTTTACTTTCCGCTTCAATTTTTAGTGTGGAGCGGTCGGCGGTCAGGTCGCCCGAACATTCTGCATTTATTTCCTTCACGGAGGCATACATCTTTCCCTGACGGTCGTCATACACTACATTTAGATTGTCAGCCGTAGTATTCTTTAGCTTTAATCTGAAGGTAGAAGGTTTTTCGGCTTTTGCCGCTGCTGTTGTATCTGTTTTCATGATATCCCAGTTCGTCTTTCCGTTTTCGAGGACGATGGCGTGTATGTATGTATCCTCCAGACTGATTTTGGAGATGTCGTAGCCACTGCTTCCGAAAAGAGAGAACAGGTCGATAGCTGCCGTCGCTTTTCTGGATTTTACCAGTGTGTCGTTGTTAAACTCGCCAACTCCTTTTATGTAGAAATTGTTGAGCGTGATGGATGCTTTTGGGAAGTTCTTGAACAGGCTGATGTTCAGACTTTCAAAGTTGAACCGGGCATTTAGCATTTTGTTACCCTCTACCACTACAATCTTTTCTATCTTATCCTGAAAAGCATAGGGTAGAATTGCCATAATTGCCAGAATACATACAATTACAATTCCTGTAATCTTTAAATGTTTCTTTGTTTTCTGATTCATAATATTTGTTCTTAATTATTAGAATTATCTTTTCTTTTTTTCAACTCTTCGGCAATCCGCCAATGAATTGCAGCTTTTTCCTCTTCTCCAAGTCTGGCATAGGCGTCGCCCAACAGTTCATGCGATTTTGTATGCTCGGGTTTTATATCGCATGCTTTCTCCAGATCGGTAATTCCCTCTTCGATGTGATTCAGTTCCAGCTGAATTCTTCCCCGGTTGTATCTGGGTTTGAAAGCTCTCGGACTCAGCTTCACCGCTTCGTTGAGGCATCCCAGTGCCTCGGGTATCATATTGTCTTCAAAGAGTGTGAGTCCTTTTCTTACCCAGGCGTCCACCATCTTCGGGTCCAGTTCGAGTGCTTTATTATAATTGGCCAGAGCAGCCCGCAGATCATGTGCATGTGTCACACAATCGTTTCCCATCTGATAGTACTCTTTGGCGTACTTTTTCAGATTTTGCCGCTGTTCTTCCATTTTCCTCTTTATAGCAACGTTTTCTTCCTTTAATTTGTTTATGATTCCCAGCTTTTTCCGTATAAATCTTTTTACGATTGGTCTTTCAATGTCGTAGCGGGAGTGGATTGCTAAAAAGAATTGCTCCAGAAACTCCTCGAAATTGCCTTTATCAAATTGCTTTACAGCTTCTGAATACTGTATATCTGCTTGCGCTTGTTTCAGGGCTTTTTCAATAGCCATCTGATTGTTGAAACGCGAAGCGAACTCCACTATCTCTGGTTTTACGAAGATGTCGCCTCTTGAAATCAACTTTTTCAGCTGAATTCCTTCGAGTGAAGTGCAACGACTCAATGCCACGTATGCCTGACCACCGGCAAAGACTCCGCCGCTGAAATCGATAACCACCCGGCTAAAGGTTAGCCCCTGACTCTTATGTACCGTAATTGCCCATGCCAGACGGATGGGGTATTGCAAAAACACTCCAAGTTCCTCTTCTTCTATCTTTTTCTCTTTCTCGTTATATACGTAGCGGATGTTGCGCCAGCAGTCCTTGTTCACGTCGCATTCCCGCCCGTCGTCGGTCAGCACGTATATAGTCCCGTCTTCATCTATTCCCGATATCACTCCGATGGTACCATTCACCCACCTTCGTTCGTAGTCATTCTTGATGAATATAATCTGAGCTCCCACCTTCAGCTCCAGGTCTTTGGGGGTGGGGAGGCTGTTTTCCGGGAAATCTCCGGTTATCTCTCCTTCGAATACGACCGAGTCGCCCGGCAGTTCGGCCAGCTTCTTATTATTTATGTAATCTACATTGTCCCTGCGTGTGGCCAGTGTTATATACATATCTTGTTCGGCTTCTTCAATGCGGGTGTTGTATCGTGTGTTAAGCAGTTGCAGGTCGGCAGCTCCGGCCGTGTTGGTACGTATATGGTCCAGTACTCCCACAAACACTTTATCACTTTGCCGGTAGACCTTCCTCAGCTCAATCGATACCAGGTCAATTTCATTAAACACTCTTGCCGAGAAGAAAAAGGGAGAGGGGTAGAACCGGTTTAGAATCTCTCGTTCATCATTTTTTATGACAGGCTCCAGCTGATAGACATCGCCCACCAACAAAATTTGTTTTCCTCCGAAAGGTTCTCTCATATTGTTGGAGTAAACCCTTAACACCCGATCTACAAAGTCAATGATGTCTGCCCGTACCATCGAAATCTCATCAATGATGATTAGTTCTACCTCCTTAATCAACTTGCGGTGAGCCTTCCGGTATTTCAGGAAATCGTGGATGCGTCCTCCCTGCAAACTGAAGTTCGGGTCATCGGGCAGAAGCGGATAAAAGGGCAGTTTAAAGAAGCTGTGAAGTGTGCTGCCACCGGCATTGATTGCTGCAATTCCTGTTGGAGCAAGTACCACATGCTTTTTCCGGGTGTTTTCACAGATGTATTTCAGGAATGTCGATTTCCCTGTTCCCGCTTTTCCGGTGAGAAAGACTGATTGGCGGGTATATTGAATAAGATTCAGAGCATCCTGGAACTCTTTGTTATCTGTGTCGATCGTAAATTTCACGGTCCTGATTTTTAAATTAAATTACAAATATAGCATATTATGCGAAAATACAATAAATGATTTTATTAAATTCTAATAGCAAGTGAACAAATCAAAATATTAAATAATTTTGCTACGTCTTGCGATTGCAGGATTAACTTACGCGTGGCAACAATTGCCCGTTGATATTCGTTTTATATATTATAAACTAAACATTTGAAGCAATGAAAAAACTATTCATGTCCTTAGGACTAATGCTAATTACTTCGTTGACTTTTGCCCAAAGTCCTCTACCTGTGGGAAGAACCCAACTAAATGCTGGTTTTGGATTGTCCGAATATGGCCTGCCTGTTTACATCGGATTCGATCATTCTGTACATCGGGATATTACTGTCGGCGCAGAACTTTCGTATCGTAACTGGAATGAAGATTGGGAAGGACACGATTACGACCGCAATGTGTGGGGAATTTCGGGTAATGCCAATTATCATTTTAATACTATTTTAAATATCCCTAGAAACTGGGATTTTTATGCCGGACTCAACGTTGGTTT
The Bacteroides sedimenti genome window above contains:
- a CDS encoding AAA family ATPase; this translates as MKFTIDTDNKEFQDALNLIQYTRQSVFLTGKAGTGKSTFLKYICENTRKKHVVLAPTGIAAINAGGSTLHSFFKLPFYPLLPDDPNFSLQGGRIHDFLKYRKAHRKLIKEVELIIIDEISMVRADIIDFVDRVLRVYSNNMREPFGGKQILLVGDVYQLEPVIKNDEREILNRFYPSPFFFSARVFNEIDLVSIELRKVYRQSDKVFVGVLDHIRTNTAGAADLQLLNTRYNTRIEEAEQDMYITLATRRDNVDYINNKKLAELPGDSVVFEGEITGDFPENSLPTPKDLELKVGAQIIFIKNDYERRWVNGTIGVISGIDEDGTIYVLTDDGRECDVNKDCWRNIRYVYNEKEKKIEEEELGVFLQYPIRLAWAITVHKSQGLTFSRVVIDFSGGVFAGGQAYVALSRCTSLEGIQLKKLISRGDIFVKPEIVEFASRFNNQMAIEKALKQAQADIQYSEAVKQFDKGNFEEFLEQFFLAIHSRYDIERPIVKRFIRKKLGIINKLKEENVAIKRKMEEQRQNLKKYAKEYYQMGNDCVTHAHDLRAALANYNKALELDPKMVDAWVRKGLTLFEDNMIPEALGCLNEAVKLSPRAFKPRYNRGRIQLELNHIEEGITDLEKACDIKPEHTKSHELLGDAYARLGEEEKAAIHWRIAEELKKRKDNSNN